One Bufo gargarizans isolate SCDJY-AF-19 chromosome 3, ASM1485885v1, whole genome shotgun sequence DNA segment encodes these proteins:
- the LOC122932827 gene encoding gastrula zinc finger protein XlCGF17.1-like, with the protein MKGFDSYLPLFPFSTVEDNQSQIGKMRTGYRLGKHFGCSTCGKYFRRKYSLLAHERTHSDKCPYTCSECGRRFCKKSHFVDHQRTHTGEKPNSCLKCGKSFNRKSTLKNHLRIHTGERPFSCSECGKRFRQRYSLDVHLKIHTGEKPYSCSECEKCFRKKKQLALRQMTHTGEKPHACSECGKRFSREQDLVKHLRTHTGEKPNLCSECGKSFNHQSDFVRHLRIHTGEKPYSCNLCGKGFRMRPNLVDHLRIHTGEKPFSCSECGKCFVQRHNLMVHQRTHTGEKPFSCPECGKCFSHKSTVVTHLRIHTGEKPYLCTLCGKCYSRKTGLDSHLKTHSGEKLF; encoded by the coding sequence ATGAAAGGCTTCGATTCATATCTCCCTTTATTTCCCTTTTCTACTGTAGAAGATAATCAATCACAGATTGGAAAAATGAGAACTGGGTATAGACTGGGTAAACATTTTGGATGTTCTacatgtgggaaatattttagaAGGAAATATAGTCTTCTTGCACATGAGAGAACTCACAGTGATAAATGTCCATatacatgttctgaatgtgggaggCGTTTTTGTAAGAAATCACATTTTGTGgaccatcagagaactcacacaggagagaagccaaacTCATGTttaaaatgtggaaaaagtttTAACCGTAAATCAACGCTTAAGAACCATCTTAGAATTCACACTGGAGAgaggccattttcatgctcagaatgtggtaaACGTTTTAGACAGAGATATAGTCTTGATGTGCATctgaaaattcacacaggggagaagccatattcatgttcagaatgtgagaagtgttttaggaaaaaaaaacaactggctCTTCGTCAGatgactcacacaggagagaagccacatGCCTGTTCAGAATGCGGGAAACGTTTTAGCCGTGAACAAGATCTTGTAAAGCATCTAAGAACCCACACGGGGGAGAAGCCAAAtttgtgttcagaatgtgggaagtctTTTAACCATCAATCAGACTTTGTGAGGCatctaagaattcacacaggagagaagccatattcttgTAATTTATGTGGGAAAGGTTTTCGCATGAGGCCAAATCTTGTGGATCATCTGAGAattcatacaggggagaagccattttcatgttcagaatgcgggaaGTGTTTTGTTCAGAGACATAATCTTATGGTACATCAGAGAactcatacaggggagaagccattttcatgtcctgaatgtgggaaatgttttagtcacaAGTCAACTGTTGTGACACatctaagaattcacacaggtgagaagccatATTTATGTACACTATGTGGGAAATGTTATAGCCGGAAAACGGGTCTTGATTCACATCTGAAAACTCACTCAGGTGAGAAGCTGTTCTAA